In a single window of the Nocardioides sp. L-11A genome:
- a CDS encoding MFS transporter produces the protein MSRAAVPSSAQERTISAARRWAMLAAGTGAQAATSAMVTAPSFLIPELHRPRAAGGYGMSLAEAGLVAAAAMAGMMCTLVLWGLVVDRRGERFALLAGLLVTATGGAAAAALAQPWPMAAALGFAGIGAAATNSASGRVVVGWFPPERRGIAMGIRQTGQPLGVGIAAATVAVIARHHGIGPALWVPTAASLAVAAYVAIVVLDPPRPPAVAGRTVANPYRTDSYLTRIHAASVLLVVPQFLVWTFGLTWLVDDLGWSPGVAGLVVAGTQLAGAAARVGVGWISDLAGSRMRPMRTVALLAAGTMALLGVAATDANGSTLVSMAAVALLVAASAITVADNGLAYTAVAERAGPFWSGRALGVQNTAQHVVAVAVPPLAGLTITAWGYGATYALAAALPLVAVSVVPVAGERRVS, from the coding sequence GTGAGTCGAGCCGCCGTACCGTCCAGTGCGCAGGAGCGGACGATCTCGGCCGCCCGCCGCTGGGCGATGCTCGCGGCCGGCACCGGGGCCCAGGCGGCGACGTCCGCGATGGTGACGGCGCCGAGCTTCCTGATCCCGGAGCTGCACCGCCCCCGCGCCGCGGGCGGGTACGGCATGAGCCTCGCCGAGGCCGGGCTCGTCGCCGCCGCGGCGATGGCCGGGATGATGTGCACCCTCGTCCTGTGGGGGCTGGTGGTCGACCGGCGCGGCGAGCGGTTCGCGCTGCTGGCGGGCCTGCTGGTGACGGCGACGGGCGGCGCCGCGGCGGCCGCCCTCGCGCAGCCGTGGCCGATGGCGGCGGCGCTGGGCTTCGCGGGCATCGGCGCCGCGGCCACGAACTCCGCGTCCGGCCGGGTCGTCGTCGGCTGGTTCCCACCGGAGCGGCGCGGGATCGCGATGGGGATCCGGCAGACGGGACAGCCCCTCGGGGTCGGCATCGCGGCCGCGACGGTCGCGGTCATCGCCCGCCACCACGGCATCGGCCCGGCGCTGTGGGTGCCGACCGCCGCGTCGCTCGCGGTCGCGGCCTACGTCGCGATCGTCGTCCTCGACCCGCCACGCCCGCCGGCCGTCGCGGGACGGACCGTCGCCAACCCGTACCGCACCGACAGCTATCTCACCCGGATCCACGCGGCCTCGGTGCTCCTGGTCGTCCCGCAGTTCCTGGTGTGGACCTTCGGGTTGACCTGGCTCGTGGACGACCTCGGCTGGTCGCCGGGCGTCGCCGGCCTGGTCGTCGCCGGCACCCAGCTCGCCGGTGCCGCCGCCCGGGTCGGCGTGGGCTGGATCTCGGACCTGGCCGGCAGCCGGATGCGCCCGATGCGCACGGTCGCCCTCCTCGCCGCGGGCACGATGGCGCTGCTCGGCGTGGCCGCCACGGACGCGAACGGCTCGACGCTGGTGTCCATGGCCGCCGTCGCACTGCTCGTGGCGGCCTCCGCGATCACCGTCGCCGACAACGGCCTCGCCTACACCGCTGTCGCCGAGCGGGCCGGTCCGTTCTGGTCCGGGCGTGCCCTCGGCGTGCAGAACACCGCGCAGCACGTCGTCGCGGTCGCCGTCCCGCCACTCGCCGGGCTGACCATCACCGCCTGGGGGTACGGCGCGACCTATGCCCTGGCCGCGGCCCTCCCGCTGGTCGCCGTGAGCGTCGTACCGGTCGCCGGCGAGCGCCGGGTCAGCTGA
- a CDS encoding carboxymuconolactone decarboxylase family protein, with amino-acid sequence MLLRPGLGMPLQELGAAIRYQGALTAREREIAILAVAASTASEFEAWAHERVAAAIGLEPAEIAAIADGTFGGHDARERCCCELAGRLARRGSLDDAAFREATAVLGPADLSELVALVGYHATLALVLDVFDVGVPADPEAGRRH; translated from the coding sequence ATGCTGCTGCGCCCCGGCCTCGGCATGCCGCTCCAGGAGCTCGGCGCCGCGATCCGCTACCAGGGCGCGCTGACCGCGCGCGAGCGTGAGATCGCCATCCTCGCCGTGGCCGCGTCGACCGCCTCGGAGTTCGAGGCGTGGGCGCACGAGCGGGTCGCGGCCGCGATCGGCCTGGAACCCGCCGAGATCGCGGCGATCGCGGACGGCACCTTCGGCGGCCACGACGCGCGGGAGCGGTGCTGCTGCGAGCTCGCCGGCCGGCTGGCGCGCCGTGGGAGCCTCGACGACGCGGCGTTCCGGGAGGCCACGGCCGTGCTCGGCCCGGCCGACCTGTCCGAGCTGGTCGCCCTGGTCGGCTACCACGCGACCCTGGCCCTCGTGCTCGACGTCTTCGACGTGGGGGTGCCCGCCGATCCGGAGGCGGGGCGGCGGCACTAG
- a CDS encoding HAMP domain-containing sensor histidine kinase: MEVDTVLSRTLQLIAEGVREFAGFDLAAVSLVGDGLLHTVTVVGDDEAIARLVDLRAPVELVERELEPAEVWGDLRFLPAERAGGHLTGHEWVPDVVVLDAPDAWHPDDLLCGLLRDDDGVLRGLLSVDLPRNGRRPDPAQRETLQMYVRLAERALVTALERGDLEVRVEREHAVAEYRRTIIDVLSHELRGTAAAIGNTVEVLRRRTGLDPTTRSALDAVDGGANRITSVVDDMSALAKLGRPGIALRVAPTDLGAIVRDVVGFHDGAARLRDVSVSLEVSGTTVVLGDPEDLDRMVTNLLSNAVKYTDPGGAVRVRVTGPDGADPAHASGVVLEVADTGIGIGAADSEHVFEEFFRSRDGAVRRRPGVGLGLAIVERIVTLHDGSVRVASTLGEGATFTVELPASDVPADSGLARREAG; this comes from the coding sequence ATGGAGGTGGACACGGTCCTGTCGCGCACCCTCCAGCTGATCGCCGAGGGCGTACGGGAGTTCGCGGGCTTCGACCTCGCCGCCGTGAGCCTGGTCGGCGACGGCCTGCTCCACACCGTCACGGTCGTCGGCGACGACGAGGCGATCGCCCGTCTGGTCGACCTGCGCGCGCCTGTGGAGCTGGTCGAGCGCGAGCTGGAGCCGGCCGAGGTCTGGGGCGACCTGCGGTTCCTGCCGGCCGAGCGCGCCGGTGGTCACCTGACCGGCCACGAGTGGGTGCCCGACGTCGTCGTGCTCGACGCACCCGACGCGTGGCACCCCGACGACCTGCTGTGCGGACTGCTCCGCGACGACGACGGGGTCCTGCGCGGCCTGCTCTCCGTCGACCTGCCGCGCAACGGCCGGCGTCCCGACCCGGCCCAGCGGGAGACGCTGCAGATGTACGTCCGGCTGGCTGAGCGGGCGCTGGTCACCGCCCTGGAGCGTGGCGACCTGGAGGTGCGCGTCGAGCGGGAGCATGCGGTCGCGGAGTACCGCCGGACCATCATCGACGTGCTGTCCCACGAGCTGCGCGGCACGGCCGCGGCGATCGGCAACACGGTCGAGGTGCTGCGGCGCCGTACCGGACTCGACCCGACGACGCGGTCCGCGCTGGACGCCGTCGACGGCGGCGCGAACCGGATCACCTCCGTCGTCGACGACATGTCAGCGCTGGCGAAGCTCGGCCGCCCGGGCATCGCGCTGCGGGTGGCGCCGACCGATCTGGGCGCGATCGTCCGCGACGTGGTCGGCTTCCACGACGGCGCCGCCCGGCTCCGGGACGTGAGCGTCTCACTGGAGGTCAGCGGCACCACCGTCGTGCTCGGCGACCCGGAGGATCTCGACCGGATGGTGACCAACCTGCTCTCCAACGCCGTCAAGTACACCGATCCCGGCGGTGCGGTGCGGGTGCGGGTCACCGGTCCCGACGGCGCCGATCCGGCCCACGCGTCGGGGGTCGTCCTCGAGGTGGCCGACACCGGCATCGGCATCGGCGCGGCCGACAGCGAGCACGTCTTCGAGGAGTTCTTCCGCTCGCGCGACGGCGCGGTACGCCGCCGGCCGGGTGTCGGTCTCGGCCTGGCCATCGTCGAGCGGATCGTCACCCTGCACGACGGCTCGGTGCGCGTCGCCTCGACGCTCGGCGAGGGCGCCACCTTCACCGTCGAGCTGCCCGCGAGCGACGTACCTGCGGATTCCGGGCTCGCGCGGCGGGAGGCCGGTTGA
- a CDS encoding exodeoxyribonuclease III codes for MLRIATANINGIRAAHRRGFGDWLATRGCDVVTLQEVRCPVDALPEGAFGDYEVAYDAGEIAGRNGVAVLTREPPAAVRTWSVPAPGRPLQRELRHHATEGRYVEVDLAGVPLTVASLYLPKGGLPAHLQDPRRMREAPDGGAKYHRKMAFLAGFARHLTGSRRAAVAAGREFLLTGDLNIAHARADVANWRRSNQVEGFLPEERAWLDAQLTPRTLVDVVRRLHPDVEGPYSWWSWLGQAYAKDTGWRIDYHLATPALARAAVSAVVDREHAGIRLSDHAPVVVDYAFS; via the coding sequence GTGCTTCGCATCGCCACCGCCAACATCAACGGCATCCGCGCTGCCCATCGTCGCGGCTTCGGTGACTGGCTGGCGACCCGCGGCTGCGACGTCGTGACCCTGCAGGAGGTCCGCTGCCCGGTCGACGCCCTGCCGGAGGGGGCGTTCGGCGACTACGAGGTGGCGTACGACGCCGGCGAGATCGCCGGGCGCAACGGGGTCGCCGTGCTGACCCGGGAGCCGCCCGCGGCCGTGCGCACCTGGTCGGTGCCCGCTCCGGGCCGGCCGCTGCAGCGGGAGCTGCGCCACCATGCGACCGAGGGGCGCTACGTCGAGGTCGACCTGGCCGGCGTACCGCTGACCGTGGCGAGCCTGTATCTCCCCAAGGGCGGGCTCCCCGCCCACCTGCAGGACCCGAGGCGGATGCGCGAGGCGCCCGACGGCGGGGCGAAGTACCACCGGAAGATGGCGTTCCTGGCCGGCTTCGCCCGGCACCTGACGGGCTCGCGCCGGGCGGCCGTCGCCGCGGGCCGGGAGTTCCTGCTCACCGGCGATCTCAACATCGCCCACGCGCGGGCGGACGTCGCCAACTGGCGGCGCAGCAACCAGGTCGAGGGCTTCCTCCCCGAGGAGCGGGCCTGGCTCGACGCCCAGCTCACGCCGCGCACCCTGGTCGACGTCGTCCGGCGGCTGCATCCCGACGTCGAGGGCCCGTACTCCTGGTGGAGCTGGCTCGGCCAGGCCTACGCCAAGGACACCGGGTGGCGGATCGACTACCATCTCGCGACCCCCGCGTTGGCCCGCGCCGCGGTGTCCGCCGTCGTGGACCGGGAGCACGCCGGCATCCGGCTCAGCGATCACGCGCCGGTCGTGGTCGACTACGCATTCAGCTGA
- a CDS encoding NAD-dependent epimerase/dehydratase family protein: MRLLVLGGTQFLSRAVAAEAAQRGHEVVCANRGRSGTAPPGVTTVRWDRAEPAPAELTDGAPYDAVVDVSRMPSHVRRALAAVHDAHSPGAHWVFVSTVSVYADDADPAGPGAGRLKAAIEEDLDPMADVESYGGMKVACERIVLDAVPGAAVVRPGLIVGPGDPSGRFAYWARRSAATGDVLAPGRPEDLVQVIDVRDLATWIVALAEDRTGGTYDAVGPAVPMRELLAACLPDARLVWVDQEFLEAAGVEPWSGPDSIPVWLPRPAYDGMLAHDAGPALAAGLAPRPVGATARDTRAWLDADPAARITGITTEREAELLARWSARS; encoded by the coding sequence ATGAGGCTCCTGGTTCTCGGCGGCACCCAGTTCCTCTCCCGCGCGGTGGCGGCGGAGGCCGCGCAGCGCGGGCATGAGGTGGTGTGCGCCAACCGCGGTCGGTCCGGCACCGCCCCGCCGGGGGTGACCACGGTGCGCTGGGACCGGGCGGAGCCGGCGCCCGCGGAGCTGACCGACGGGGCGCCGTACGACGCCGTGGTCGATGTGTCCCGCATGCCCTCCCACGTACGCCGCGCCCTGGCCGCCGTCCACGACGCCCACAGTCCCGGCGCGCACTGGGTGTTCGTCTCCACGGTCTCGGTCTACGCCGACGACGCCGACCCGGCCGGTCCCGGGGCCGGCCGGCTCAAGGCCGCGATCGAGGAGGACCTCGACCCGATGGCCGACGTCGAGAGCTACGGCGGGATGAAGGTCGCCTGCGAGCGGATCGTCCTCGACGCCGTACCCGGCGCCGCCGTCGTGCGGCCCGGCCTGATCGTGGGCCCCGGCGACCCGAGCGGCAGGTTCGCGTACTGGGCGCGCCGCTCGGCCGCCACCGGCGACGTCCTCGCCCCCGGACGACCGGAGGACCTCGTGCAGGTGATCGACGTCCGCGATCTGGCCACCTGGATCGTGGCCCTCGCCGAGGACCGCACCGGCGGGACGTACGACGCCGTCGGTCCCGCGGTCCCGATGCGCGAGCTGCTCGCGGCGTGCCTGCCCGACGCCCGACTCGTCTGGGTTGACCAGGAGTTCCTCGAGGCCGCGGGCGTCGAGCCGTGGTCGGGACCCGACAGCATCCCGGTCTGGCTGCCCCGGCCGGCGTACGACGGCATGCTCGCCCACGACGCCGGGCCGGCCCTCGCCGCGGGACTCGCGCCGCGCCCGGTCGGGGCGACCGCCCGCGACACCCGTGCCTGGCTCGACGCCGACCCGGCGGCGCGGATCACCGGCATCACCACCGAGCGGGAGGCCGAGCTGCTGGCCCGCTGGAGCGCCCGGTCGTGA
- a CDS encoding response regulator transcription factor has product MTRAARGGARIVLVEDHVLFAESLELALDLEGHDASSVSPNAFTSAQALLSRVLRLRPGVVLLDLDLGALGDGRLLIAPLVESGAQVVVVTAATDRARWGECLALGARRVLPKSGSLNEILATIRRLDQGLPVLSADERNALIALARQQSRERADARERLERLTPREGEVLGRLMRGETVREIAARFVVSDATVRTQVKSILAKLAVSSQIAAVGLANRAEWQPPGGGGAAGA; this is encoded by the coding sequence ATGACCAGGGCGGCGCGCGGTGGGGCGCGGATCGTCCTCGTGGAGGACCACGTCCTGTTCGCCGAGTCCCTCGAGCTGGCCCTCGACCTGGAGGGCCACGACGCGTCGAGCGTCTCCCCGAACGCCTTCACCTCCGCCCAGGCGCTGCTCAGCCGGGTCCTGCGGCTGCGGCCGGGGGTCGTGCTGCTCGATCTCGACCTCGGGGCGTTGGGCGACGGCCGGCTGCTGATCGCGCCCCTCGTCGAGTCCGGCGCCCAGGTCGTCGTCGTCACCGCGGCCACCGACCGTGCGCGCTGGGGGGAGTGCCTCGCGCTGGGCGCCCGGCGGGTGCTGCCCAAGTCCGGGTCGCTCAACGAGATCCTCGCGACCATCCGCCGCCTCGACCAGGGACTGCCCGTCCTCTCCGCCGACGAGCGGAACGCGCTGATCGCCCTGGCGCGCCAGCAGAGCCGTGAGCGCGCCGACGCCCGCGAACGGCTGGAGCGGCTCACGCCGCGGGAGGGTGAGGTGCTCGGCCGGCTGATGCGGGGCGAGACGGTCCGTGAGATCGCCGCGCGCTTCGTCGTCTCCGACGCGACCGTACGGACCCAGGTGAAGTCGATCCTGGCCAAGCTCGCGGTGTCCTCGCAGATCGCGGCCGTGGGTCTGGCGAACCGCGCCGAGTGGCAGCCGCCGGGGGGTGGCGGCGCGGCGGGTGCATGA